Sequence from the Hamadaea flava genome:
GCCAGGTCGGATGGGGGCTTGAGGGGGTGATCGCGCTACCGTGAGGCTGCGATCGCTGACTACGACCCGGCGTGGCCGGTCATGGCGGAGGCGGCCATGACCGAACTCCGGACGGCGTTGCCCGACACCATTCTGGAGCTTGAGCACATCGGCTCGACTGCCGTTCCGGGCCTTGCCGCCAAGCCGGTGATCGATCTGATGGCGGCGGTAGTGTCATTGGACACTGTGGAGGGGGCCACGCTGGGAAGGCTCGGCTATCGGCGCCACTTCAACGGTATGGAGGATCGCCTGCTCTATGTCCGTGAGCGCGACGAGCGGCGTACGCACATTCTGCATGTCGTGACTTCGGCGAGCTGGCCTACGCGCAACCAGCGCATCCTGCGTGACTATCTGCGCGAGCATCCCGCCGACGCGGACCGGTACGCCCAGCTGAAACGGGAGATCGCCGGGCTGCCCGGCTACTCCGGCCGTAAGACCGCACTGATTCAGGAACTCACCGACGGGGCGCGGGCAGAGCGAGGGCTGCCCTCCGTCCCCGTGTGGGAGAAGGGGCGCTGATCTCGCGGCGTCAGCGGGCCACGTCCTGCGGCAGCAGCGTGCCGAGCGGGCCGAGATCCAGGTTCAGGTCCTCCGGCCGCAGTCCGAAGTGATCGCAGAGTGTGGTCATCTGCTCGTCGAGCGCCATCAGCGTCGACCCGATCCGTTCGATCTGGTCGTCGGTGAGGTCGCCTTGGTCGACGCGTCGCAGTGCCTGGCGCTCCATGAGTTGCCGGATCAGTTCGACGATCGTGAGGACGAGTGCGGCGAAGCCTCGCTCGGCGGAGTCGCGATCGAGTTCGATGCGGCCGCTGAGCGGCTGATCGGTGGCGGTCATCGGTGATCCTCGCCGCCGACCGCAGACGCGAGCAGCGCGTTCAGTGATAGGTGGATCAGGTCGACTTCGGCGATGGAGATCGTCACGTCTCCGGTGATGACGACGCCGCTGGCCAGGACGCGGTCCAGGATGTCGACCAGCGACGTCTGCGCGGCCGGAGTGATGATCGATTGTCCGGCGGAATCATAGGGCTGCACGATCCGCCTCCCCTCTCACTTGGGCTTCATCCAGGCTCATTTCGGCGAACGAGTACGCAGGCCAGGGCCCGGTGATGTCGACGCGTACCTCCGGGTTGGCCGCGCGCAGGCCGTCGACCGTGCCCAGGAAGACGCCGATGTCGCGGTCGTAGACGAGGAAGGCTCCGTTGAGTAGCGGTACTTCCGCTCGCGGTACCCGGCCGACCGGATTCTGCTGGGCCCGCTGGCTGTGCCGGGCCAGCACGCGATAGATCGTCTGGGCGGTCGCGGCGGTGCGGGCGGCGGCTCTGCGGCCGGCGTCCAGCTCGGCACGTCGCCGTTGGAGATATCGCGCGCCCGCTCCGGTCGCGGAATCGTCGCCGGCCGGGTCGGTGACGTCGGTTGGCGTGGCTCCCGGAAAGATCTTGACCCCGAGTTCGGTACGCCCGGCGACCTGGTCGAGTGCGGCGTGCAGCCGCGGCCGCCGGTCAGCCAGCAGGCGGTCGAGGCTTTCGTCGTCGGAGATGATCGTGGCCAATCGCGCCGGCAGCGTGGCGCCGGTCCACGCGACGGTGGCGATGACCGCGTGGTGGGCGCGCGCGATGGGCTCGAGGGTCGGCAGGTCGTTCAGTGCCGTCTCCAGGTCCGCCGTCGGCGACTCGTCCAGGTCCAGCATCGTCGTGACCGCGACGAGATCGCCGGCGTCCCGGAGGGTCACCGGCAGGCCCCTGATTCCGCTGGGCATGAGCAGCCCGCTCAACTCCTCGGAGCGCCGGGTGACCGCGTACAGCCAGAGTCCTGATGAGCTAGGCATCGTCCGGCTCCTTGGTGTACCGCTCCTGGGTGATCGGCTCCTGCGGGAGCCGTTCGTCGGCGACATGGTCGCCGTCCGCGATCGCCTCCCGGTGGGCGCCCGTGAGCGGCGTACGCGT
This genomic interval carries:
- a CDS encoding GrpB family protein, whose product is MADYDPAWPVMAEAAMTELRTALPDTILELEHIGSTAVPGLAAKPVIDLMAAVVSLDTVEGATLGRLGYRRHFNGMEDRLLYVRERDERRTHILHVVTSASWPTRNQRILRDYLREHPADADRYAQLKREIAGLPGYSGRKTALIQELTDGARAERGLPSVPVWEKGR
- a CDS encoding gas vesicle protein K, which codes for MTATDQPLSGRIELDRDSAERGFAALVLTIVELIRQLMERQALRRVDQGDLTDDQIERIGSTLMALDEQMTTLCDHFGLRPEDLNLDLGPLGTLLPQDVAR
- a CDS encoding gas vesicle protein encodes the protein MQPYDSAGQSIITPAAQTSLVDILDRVLASGVVITGDVTISIAEVDLIHLSLNALLASAVGGEDHR
- a CDS encoding GvpL/GvpF family gas vesicle protein, yielding MPSSSGLWLYAVTRRSEELSGLLMPSGIRGLPVTLRDAGDLVAVTTMLDLDESPTADLETALNDLPTLEPIARAHHAVIATVAWTGATLPARLATIISDDESLDRLLADRRPRLHAALDQVAGRTELGVKIFPGATPTDVTDPAGDDSATGAGARYLQRRRAELDAGRRAAARTAATAQTIYRVLARHSQRAQQNPVGRVPRAEVPLLNGAFLVYDRDIGVFLGTVDGLRAANPEVRVDITGPWPAYSFAEMSLDEAQVRGEADRAAL